The Chloroflexi bacterium ADurb.Bin180 genome segment CCACAGTGGCCGCGTAACCAGCGGCACTCACCTCAAGCGTAGCGCCCGCCACCAGTCGCCTGACAGTCGCGGTTCCGGTTTTGTCCGTAACGTGCTCTGCGCCACCAATCGCTACCGTGGCTCCGCTCACCGGCTGCCCGGTGTACTCGTCCATCACCAGGACTTTAGCTTTGCTGGGCTGGAGAGTCAACTCTTGACTGTCCCGCCCTTCCCAATGGCTCTCCACCGGTTCGAATCCCGGCATCGATGCGCTCAGCACCGCCCCCGCGTGCACGCGGCGAAACGTACACGTGCCTTCCTCGTCGGCCGTGCATTGCTCACCATTGCAGGCTACGGCGGCGCCAACCAACGCAGCCCCTGCCTCACCGTCACGTACCACGCAGCGCACCCGGTTCGGCACCAACTCTACCGAAACTAGCACACTGGCCCCGGGCAACGGTCCTCGCGGAACCTCTGTCCGCGCCTCCGTGTAGCCGTCCGCCTGTACCGCGACCCACCGGTCCTGCCACAACCAACCCAGGGCGAATTGCCCCTCTGGCCCTACCCCGAGCGTTGTTCCTCCCAGGGTGATCGTAGCAGTGGAGACCGCCTGGCCGGTCAGTTCGTCACGAACGACCCCAGAGACCATGCGTGGGTAGCCGATCCACATGGCTCCCACGCTGACAACAGCAGTTAGCAGCAGAGCAAGCAACAGCGCGCGGCGCATATCCATCCTTCCGAGTTTCAGGCAATATAGTGGCAATTTGGCTTTCCACCAAAAAGACGGCGCAGCGGCTCTCAATTGACGATAACAATTCTTAAAACTAGATGATCATCGCTACCACCCCTCAGTTGGCCCGAAAACCATAGGTCTAGTGCTTGATCTCTTGTCTGCCACTAGCCATTGTGTGTCATCGTCACGCCAAGGTCTGCCCAAGCAGGCTGAGCTGGCTTGACTTCTGTTGCGTTCACTCTGTTGCCAGCGTACAATAGCCTTACGGTGGAGCGGGCTGGCGACCGTACTGTTCTTCATCTCTTATTCTCCCGCTGCCTTTATCGATTCCTCTGGGGGCATTACTATGAATGCTGACCAAGCATGGCAGGCAGCCCTCGGTGAGCTACAGTTGCAGCTCACCAAACCGACCTTTGACACCTGGGTCAAGAGCACTTATGTGATCAGCTGGGAGGATGGCACCTTTGTCATTGGCGTGCACAACGGCTACGCCAAGGACTGGCTGGAGAACCGGCTGCTCACCACCATCAAGCGCACACTCACCGGAATCATTGGCCGCAGTGTCGAGGTGAGCTTTGTCGTCCGCCCTCGCCGGCCCAAGGTTGTTTCGCCCGACCCTTTGCTCACGGCAGACTATGCCGCTGAACCAACGGTGCAGACCGGGAACCCGGCAGCTCCTTCATTCAACACTTTCCTCAATCCCAAGCTCACCTTTGACGCTTTCATCGTTGGCAACTCTAACCTGCTTGCGCACGCCGCCGCCAGGTCCGTTGCCGAAAACCTGGCCAAGCAGTACAACCCGCTCTTTGTCTACGGCGGCACCGGCCTTGGCAAGACTCACCTTCTCCAGGCAATAGGCAATCAAGCGCTCACCACCACTCCCAACGTCCTCTATGTCTCATCCGAGACCTTTACCAACGAGCTGATCAATGCTATCCGCACCCAGAGCACGGACGAGTTTCGCGCCAAGTATCGCAATCAGGTCGACTTACTGTTGATCGATGATATTCAGTTCATCGCTGGCAAAGAGAGCACTCAGGAAGAGTTCTTCCACACTTTCAACACGTTGCATCAGGGCGGCAAGCAGATCGTACTGTCCAGCGATCGCCCACCTAGGGCTATTATGACCCTCGAGGACCGGCTTCGGTCACGTTTTGAAATGGGATTGATTGTCGATATCCAGCCACCCGGTTTTGAGATGCGGATGGCCATTCTGCGCACCAAGGCCGAGGCCTGCCCCATCGCTATTCCGCCCGAGGTCATCGAGTTCATCGCCACCAAGTTCCAGAGCAACGTCCGTGAGCTAGAAGGGGCACTGACGCGCGTGGTGGCGCACGCCCAGCTCACCCAGTCCACACTGACCATGGAACTAGCCTCCGCAGTGCTGCAGGATATCCTCACTCGCTCCGACTCGGTCTCGGCAGATCAGGTCATTGACGCAGTCTGCCGCTACTACTCTATCGATCCCGACACGCTAAAGGGACGTGGCCGCAGTCAGGAAGTCGCCCTTGCTCGTCAGGTAGCCATGTTCCTGCTAAAGCAAGAGCTGGATTATTCCCTCCCCAAGATCGGCGACACCCTGGGCGGCCGTGACCACACCACCGTTCTCTACGGCTGTGACAAGATCAAGGCCGCCATCGAGGAAGACGATTCCCTCCGCCGCGATGTCCTCGCTATCAAGGAACACCTCTACAAAGAGCGCGCCCCGTCAACACGTTAGCCCCACCCTGTGGATAACTGCCTAATAACTGTGGATAACTATCCCCTCTATGGGGATAACCAGGCCTTTTGCAGCCCCCGAACCGCCCGTTATACGTCAACCTGGCGATGTGCTCCCCTAACTGTAGGGCCAGACCAGCCGTTCTTCCCAAGTCCTAGTGTACCCTCTCCAGATTCTGGTCTGTTCCAGCGGTAGTTCACTTATCCCGGAGTTATCCACAGGGGGTGTGGGCATTCGGCAGTGTCTTGCCCGGAGTCTCGCCCACCACTGGTGGTGGCATTCTGGACTCAACACTAAAGGTGGTGGATGCTCCCAGGGTTCCTGTTTTCTCCCCACTATCCACTCCCCCTACTACGACTATTACTTACTCATATACCATATGGGGATAAGATATGAGGACACACGGGTAGGAACCGAGAAGGAAAAGGGGGTATAATTGGAGCTACGCTCTATCGTGTGAGGTACTCGTGCGTTACCTGATCCTGTCTGACATTCATGGCAACTTGCCGGCGTTTGAGGCAGTACTGGCGGACGCGGGTCAGTTCGACCAGATTTGGTGTCTTGGCGACATCATTGGCTACGGGCCTCAACCAAATGAGTGCATTGCCAGATTGCGCCAATTCGCCCACAGTTGTGTGGCCGGGAATCACGACTGGGCGGCCATCAACAAGCTTGATATCTCGGCTTTCAATCCTGAGGCGCGAAAGGCTTGTCTGTGGACCAGGGAGCAGCTCACGCCAGAGCATTGGGAGTATATCGAACGTCTTCCAGAAAAGCTGGTCGAGGGCAACTTTACGCTGGTTCACGGCAGCCCACGCTATCCCATCTGGGAGTACATGACTCACCCCTCTGTTGCAGCCGCCAACCTGGCCTGCTACGACACGGCTTACTGCTTGTTTGGCCATACTCACATTCCGGTCGTCTATGTCGACAACGGGTCACCGCGAGAGACCGAAACGCTGACTATGCCGATCGGACAAGCGGTTTTGTTGCCTGATCAGCGGTGGCTCATCAACCCCGGGGGTGTTGGTCAACCACGTGATGGTGATCCTCGCGCGGCCTATCTGATCTACGACCAGGAAACGAATATGCTGCAGCAGCGCCGTGTAGAATATCCCATTGAGGAGACCCAGAGACTGATGGCTGTCCGCCATCTGCCAGACAGGCTGGCGGCTCGTCTACTGTTTGGATGGTGAGCGTTGCGTGTGGCGTCCCGGGGGAACTGGAAGGCACAGCGCCGCGTCTGATGTCTGAGGGTGGCAAAGGAGGAAGTGACGATGAGATCTGAACAATACCGTCTGTTCGCTGTGATGCTGCTTTTGGCTGTGCTGGTCGCATCATGTGCACCGGCCAGGAGCAGCTCGCCCTCCCTCGTGGCACCGCCATCATCTGGTGATGCGGGGAAAAGCAATGGGTACTCGGGATCCTCCTCAAGTCCGTCACAAGAGTCGACAAGTGAGCGGATGATTGTGCGTACAGCCAATTTGTCGATGGTGGTGAAGGATGCAAACGCAACCGTTGAGCAGATACGGACTATCCTGGGCGAGGTTGACGGCTACGTAGTCAATCTGCAGCTGTGGAGGGATCAGAACCAACTGCGAGGAACCATAACCGTGCGCGTCCCGGCCAAGACGCTCGATGATACACTAAGGCGATTCAAGGGATTGGCGGTAAAGGTAGAGCGAGAGACGGGGACCAGTCAGGATGTCAGTGAAGAGTATTCTGATCTGGGGGCGCAGCTTCGTAACCTTGAAGCTACGGAGAAAGAACTCCAGGAGCTTTTGACCACGGTGCGTGAAAAGACCGGTAAGGCAGAAGACATCATGGCTGTCTACCGTGAGTTGACGCAAATTCGCGGCCAAATCGAGGGGATCAAGGGGCGCATGGTGTATCTGGAACGCACTGCCGCTATGTCAGCCGTCACCATAGAGTTGATTCCGGACGTTCTGGCTGAGCCAATTACCGTGGGTGGATGGAGACCGTCCGAAACAGTTGCCCGTGCGCTGAAAGCGCTGATGCAGACAGCAAAATGGCTGGTAGATGCGGCGATATGGATCATCCTGTACATCGCACCAGTGCTGCTACTGATAGCTCTGCCGTTCCTGGCGATTGGATATCTGTGGAGAAAGCGCCGCAAGGCCAAGTAGTAGAGTCGGTTGAACAGTACAACACAACCCCCTGCCCTAACGTAAGAGGCAGGGGGTTGTTGTTTGCGTCAATTGCGTTGTGGAGTAGAGATGCTACGAACTGATCAGGTCGAGGGCGGTGCGAATATCCTGAGCTATCATCTGCCTCTTGCTCTTCTCAATGAAAAAGCTGGGACCTGCCTGGAGATAGGAGGGAAGAGCACGGATTTGGTGAAAGTAGTAACTTCCGTCGCGGATCTTGTAGGTGGATCCTGCCGGTATGACGCGTGGTAAGCCAGCCTGTCGAGCAATGTCATTGATGGAGCGGATGGCGACGTCCCCCATGAGCAGTAGAACACGGACGTTGGGAAAGAGGTCCATCTCCTGCTTCAGTAGAGTGGAGCAGGTCCTGGTGGTCTGTGTGGCAACGGAGTAGCCAGTCTTGCCGCACTTGACGGCTGTGGTAAGGTAGATGCCCATGCGTACGATGTCAGAGATGTCGGTGACGCCAGCTCCAGCGTCGCGAAAGGCCTGAACTGTGGTCTGAGCAAAGAGTGGGTTTCCGGTAGCATAGTAGTGATCAGAGGGGCTAGAAGGGGCGGCCTCGGAGATCAGGATGGCCAGGATGCGTGCCGGGTCGAGGTCGATGTTGGGAATCAGGTAGGAGTCATGGTTAACGTCGTGGCAAGTCAAGTTCTGGCAGCAGATATGTTCACTGGGGCGCATGTTCGTCTCCTGCGGAGGAAATTGGCAAGTCCTCAACAGGGGACTCTACCGCAGGCAATGAAGCCTCGTCCTCCCCTGATGTTAGTGTGTCGGGTGGTGAGTCCTCGATCTTGACGTTGAGAGATGGCTTGAGCAGATCTGGTTCGTGGGGACCAAAGTGGATGATTACACCTGGTGGCAGCAAAACCAATTCGTACTGTATGGCGCGGTAGCCATAGTTGGTGGTGATGTTGGCGGCAAAGTCAGTAGCCCGGGCCAGCAGGTGCAGAACCTTGTCCTGAAAACCGGTGAGCGGAAGCTGGCGTTCCTTCAAGAGGGCGTCCAGGCTTTCACCGAGATAGGCATCCTGCTGCTCGATAATCACGGCCAGGCTGGGGGCTATCGACAGAGTAACATCAATGTTGCAGACGACAAAGCCAAGCTGCTTGAGAATGGGCTCCAGCTCGGCAACCTGTGGGATGAGTGCTGCTGCCTGGTGTGCAATCTCGGTGGCTTTGCGCTGGGTTTCATCCAGTGCAACCTGGAGTTTGTCGCGGGTCTCGCTGAGGAGCTGCTTGCCAGATACGGCAGCCTCTGCCGCCTGAACCTTGGCCATGGCGACTTGAGCCTGGAGTTGGTGCTGGAGCGAGTCACGCATGGAGTCCAGCTTTTTGAGGCTGGCAGCTTCTCCAACATGCGCTTTGGCCTGATCGACGATGCTGCGGAGTTTCATGGGAACCTCCTCTGCCATCAGGTTGGGTCAGGTATGCCGCGTTTGGCCACTGTTCGGGGAGAACAGGGGGCTGGTGGACGGTGTGAAGGTACTGCTATTTGGCCCCGTCTGAGCTGCGCGCCTGGCTACTTGGCGTAGGTGGTAGCTCGTCATGAACCTGGAACCAGGTGGCCAATT includes the following:
- a CDS encoding phosphodiesterase; this translates as MRYLILSDIHGNLPAFEAVLADAGQFDQIWCLGDIIGYGPQPNECIARLRQFAHSCVAGNHDWAAINKLDISAFNPEARKACLWTREQLTPEHWEYIERLPEKLVEGNFTLVHGSPRYPIWEYMTHPSVAAANLACYDTAYCLFGHTHIPVVYVDNGSPRETETLTMPIGQAVLLPDQRWLINPGGVGQPRDGDPRAAYLIYDQETNMLQQRRVEYPIEETQRLMAVRHLPDRLAARLLFGW
- the dnaA gene encoding Chromosomal replication initiator protein DnaA, which translates into the protein MNADQAWQAALGELQLQLTKPTFDTWVKSTYVISWEDGTFVIGVHNGYAKDWLENRLLTTIKRTLTGIIGRSVEVSFVVRPRRPKVVSPDPLLTADYAAEPTVQTGNPAAPSFNTFLNPKLTFDAFIVGNSNLLAHAAARSVAENLAKQYNPLFVYGGTGLGKTHLLQAIGNQALTTTPNVLYVSSETFTNELINAIRTQSTDEFRAKYRNQVDLLLIDDIQFIAGKESTQEEFFHTFNTLHQGGKQIVLSSDRPPRAIMTLEDRLRSRFEMGLIVDIQPPGFEMRMAILRTKAEACPIAIPPEVIEFIATKFQSNVRELEGALTRVVAHAQLTQSTLTMELASAVLQDILTRSDSVSADQVIDAVCRYYSIDPDTLKGRGRSQEVALARQVAMFLLKQELDYSLPKIGDTLGGRDHTTVLYGCDKIKAAIEEDDSLRRDVLAIKEHLYKERAPSTR